The Bradyrhizobium sp. WBAH42 genome includes a window with the following:
- a CDS encoding EscS/YscS/HrcS family type III secretion system export apparatus protein, whose amino-acid sequence MNEASILTHLSQSLVLFMIWVLPPLLAALISGLIIGLIQAATQLQDQTLPLTVKLLVVVAVLAGFSPVLSAPLIDQAEHIFSEFPALTARY is encoded by the coding sequence ATGAACGAAGCCAGCATCCTTACACACCTGAGTCAATCTCTCGTGCTCTTCATGATCTGGGTTCTGCCGCCGCTGCTCGCAGCTCTCATCTCTGGGCTGATCATTGGCCTCATCCAGGCGGCAACTCAGCTCCAGGATCAAACCCTGCCACTGACGGTCAAGCTTCTGGTTGTCGTCGCCGTGCTCGCCGGGTTTTCTCCCGTGCTCAGCGCTCCACTGATCGACCAGGCCGAGCACATCTTCAGTGAGTTTCCAGCACTTACCGCAAGATACTAG
- the sctR gene encoding type III secretion system export apparatus subunit SctR, translated as MTEVQPSILALLAITVGLGLLAFAVVTTTAFIKVSVVLFLVRNALGTQSIPPNIVLYGAALILTVFISAPVFEQTYNRLTDPQLRYQSFDDWVTAAKEGQEPLRAHLKKFTNEEQRRFFLSSTEHVWSEDMRGSATADDFAILVPSFLISELKRGFEIGFLLYLPFITIDLIVTTILMAMGMSMVSPTVISVPFKLFLFVTIDGWSRLMHGLVLSYTTPGG; from the coding sequence ATGACTGAGGTTCAACCCAGCATCCTTGCGCTTCTTGCGATCACCGTCGGCCTTGGCCTGCTGGCCTTTGCAGTCGTGACAACGACCGCCTTTATCAAGGTCTCGGTTGTTCTCTTCCTCGTGCGCAATGCGCTGGGGACTCAATCGATACCGCCGAACATCGTGCTTTACGGAGCGGCACTGATCCTGACCGTGTTCATCAGCGCTCCGGTGTTCGAGCAGACCTATAACCGGCTTACCGATCCGCAACTTCGCTACCAAAGTTTCGATGACTGGGTGACGGCCGCCAAGGAGGGACAGGAGCCGCTCCGAGCTCATCTGAAGAAATTCACTAATGAAGAGCAGCGCCGCTTCTTCCTGTCCTCAACGGAACACGTCTGGTCGGAGGACATGCGCGGCAGCGCCACGGCAGATGATTTTGCGATTCTCGTGCCGTCGTTTTTGATCTCCGAACTCAAGCGTGGATTCGAAATCGGCTTTCTTCTCTATCTTCCCTTCATCACGATCGATCTCATTGTAACGACGATTTTGATGGCAATGGGTATGTCGATGGTATCCCCCACGGTGATATCTGTCCCCTTCAAGCTCTTTTTGTTCGTCACGATCGACGGCTGGTCACGTCTCATGCACGGGCTGGTATTAAGCTACACGACGCCAGGAGGTTGA
- the sctQ gene encoding type III secretion system cytoplasmic ring protein SctQ, giving the protein MIADPLPRELGACDAEAASAPYRPAERAAFIPTMILSRAVTSWLNEIAASRAPLQARLGEKPMSVRVSRTVWQVEPAVTSMLDCVFDVNGETLILSLPAPLAEALIATVQDGLTLPSEPTRSLVLELALEPLLAPLERLMQRKLQLVRTEEAPNIRPYLEFDVAYGELASQARLLLFSPLDGPVPPAFTALGELLGRLPRQTARLPSELPVIVAGQVGSLRVAIGILRRAEQGDALLPDVIPLARGQIILAADRLWAPADIGGDRLVLRGPFRSRFHPLTSENMMPQSQVQQQPPSEADIDSIEITLIFECGRWPMPLGTLRTLNEGHVFELGRPLDGPVDILANGQRIGRGDIVRIGDELAVRLRGRLTLND; this is encoded by the coding sequence ATGATTGCAGATCCTCTCCCGCGCGAGCTAGGGGCCTGCGACGCGGAAGCCGCATCCGCGCCATATCGGCCGGCTGAACGCGCAGCCTTCATACCGACGATGATCCTCTCGCGCGCCGTGACCTCGTGGCTCAACGAGATCGCAGCGTCGCGTGCGCCTCTGCAAGCGCGCCTCGGCGAGAAGCCGATGTCTGTTCGCGTGAGCCGAACCGTCTGGCAGGTGGAGCCGGCTGTGACGTCGATGCTTGACTGCGTCTTCGACGTAAATGGCGAAACCTTGATTCTGTCCTTGCCAGCTCCGCTTGCGGAAGCGCTGATTGCGACCGTGCAGGATGGCCTTACCTTACCTTCTGAGCCGACGCGTTCGCTGGTCCTGGAACTTGCGCTGGAACCCTTGCTTGCCCCGCTGGAAAGATTGATGCAGCGCAAACTGCAGCTTGTTCGCACCGAGGAGGCGCCGAATATTAGGCCTTATCTTGAATTTGACGTCGCCTATGGCGAGCTCGCCAGCCAGGCGCGGCTGCTTCTATTCTCGCCACTTGACGGTCCCGTTCCGCCGGCTTTCACCGCGCTCGGCGAGCTGCTCGGCCGATTGCCGCGACAAACGGCCAGGCTGCCCTCCGAACTCCCGGTCATCGTTGCAGGTCAAGTCGGTTCGCTTCGCGTCGCGATCGGCATTCTTCGCCGAGCAGAGCAAGGCGACGCGCTGCTCCCGGACGTAATTCCACTCGCGCGAGGCCAGATCATTCTCGCTGCAGACCGATTGTGGGCCCCTGCAGACATCGGTGGCGACAGGCTGGTACTGCGAGGACCATTCCGCTCGCGATTCCACCCCCTAACAAGTGAAAACATGATGCCCCAAAGCCAGGTGCAACAGCAGCCTCCATCAGAGGCGGATATCGACAGCATCGAGATTACACTCATATTCGAATGTGGCCGCTGGCCGATGCCCTTGGGAACCTTGCGTACCCTCAACGAAGGCCACGTGTTCGAACTTGGCCGGCCTCTGGATGGGCCGGTGGATATCCTTGCCAACGGCCAACGTATCGGCCGGGGCGACATCGTGCGGATTGGGGACGAGCTGGCCGTCAGGCTGCGCGGCAGGTTGACGCTTAATGACTGA
- the sctN gene encoding type III secretion system ATPase SctN, whose protein sequence is MTVQRPTYDAAATEATVEAALSSLRSSAKHIDTRAIRGRITRAVGTLLHAVLPEARVGELCLLQDPRSGWSLEAEVIGLLPDGVLLTPIGDMVGLSNRAEVVTTGRMQEVAVGPDLLGRVIDSFGRPLDGKGLIKASETRPLRGRAPNPMKRRGIEQPFPLGVRVLDGLLTCGEGQRIGIYGDAGCGKSTLMSQIVRGAAADVTIVALIGERGREVREFIERHLGEALHRSVVVVETSDRSAMERAQCAHMATALAEYFRDQGLRVVLMMDSLTRFSRAMREIGLAAGEPPTRRGFPPSVFALLPGLLERAGMGEHGSITAFYTVLVEGDSTGDPIAEESRGILDGHIILSRALASREHFPAIDVLSSRSRVMDAIVSVPHRKAASFFRDLLSRYAEAEFLIKVGEYKQGSDPLTDRAIASIEQLRAFLRQGQGEACSFEETVAWISRLTA, encoded by the coding sequence GTGACTGTGCAGCGACCAACCTACGATGCCGCCGCCACAGAAGCTACTGTAGAGGCCGCACTCTCGTCCTTGAGATCTTCCGCCAAGCACATCGATACACGCGCCATCCGCGGCCGGATCACGCGGGCGGTGGGCACGCTCCTGCACGCCGTCTTGCCGGAGGCTCGGGTCGGAGAGCTATGCCTATTGCAGGATCCTCGTAGCGGATGGTCGCTCGAGGCCGAGGTTATCGGCCTGTTGCCGGACGGGGTGTTACTCACGCCCATCGGGGACATGGTGGGGCTGTCCAATCGTGCGGAGGTGGTGACGACCGGGCGAATGCAGGAAGTGGCTGTCGGCCCAGATTTGCTCGGCCGCGTCATCGACAGTTTTGGCCGACCGCTCGATGGCAAGGGCCTGATAAAAGCCAGCGAAACCAGACCGCTACGCGGCAGGGCGCCGAATCCGATGAAACGGCGCGGGATTGAACAGCCGTTCCCGCTAGGCGTTCGTGTCCTGGATGGCCTTCTGACATGTGGAGAAGGTCAGCGGATCGGAATCTATGGCGATGCGGGTTGCGGCAAGTCGACGCTGATGTCGCAAATCGTAAGAGGCGCGGCGGCCGACGTCACCATCGTTGCGCTGATCGGCGAGCGCGGTCGAGAGGTGCGTGAATTCATCGAACGTCATCTTGGCGAAGCCCTCCACCGTTCCGTCGTTGTAGTGGAGACCTCTGACCGTTCGGCGATGGAGCGGGCCCAATGCGCCCACATGGCGACAGCACTGGCGGAATATTTTCGGGATCAGGGGCTTCGCGTCGTTTTGATGATGGATTCGTTGACGCGCTTTAGCCGCGCCATGCGTGAAATCGGCCTCGCCGCAGGAGAGCCGCCGACCCGGCGCGGATTTCCGCCCTCCGTTTTCGCGCTGTTGCCGGGCTTGTTGGAGCGCGCCGGCATGGGCGAGCATGGCTCCATTACGGCCTTCTATACGGTGCTTGTCGAAGGTGACAGCACCGGCGATCCAATAGCGGAAGAATCACGCGGCATCCTTGATGGCCACATTATTCTGTCCCGCGCGCTGGCCTCTCGGGAGCATTTTCCGGCTATTGATGTGCTGTCAAGCCGCAGCCGTGTCATGGATGCGATCGTGTCGGTGCCGCATCGCAAGGCGGCATCTTTCTTCCGTGATCTGCTCTCACGCTACGCTGAGGCCGAGTTCTTGATCAAGGTCGGTGAATACAAGCAAGGCTCTGATCCGCTGACAGATCGAGCAATCGCCTCAATCGAGCAGCTGCGGGCCTTTTTGCGCCAGGGACAGGGTGAGGCGTGCAGCTTTGAGGAGACGGTCGCATGGATATCGCGTCTAACGGCCTAA
- the sctL gene encoding type III secretion system stator protein SctL, with protein MTADDPASPAAPQIRPLGPLIPAAQLEIWHDAVRARAAAERHLQRVRGWARQAYERERARGRAEGAKAGAEEMARLIAQATFEVAQRKARLERELPQLVFEIVRDLLGAFDPGELLVHGVRHAIEQRYKNTEVCLHVPPLRVDLLASEFKDYDGLEGRPKVRIEADPALSADQCVLWSEFGNVDLGLAAQLRALRLGFGLSEEAQS; from the coding sequence ATGACGGCCGATGACCCCGCATCACCCGCGGCCCCGCAGATTCGGCCACTTGGACCGCTGATCCCAGCTGCGCAGCTTGAGATCTGGCACGATGCCGTACGGGCGCGAGCCGCTGCCGAGCGGCATCTGCAGCGGGTTCGCGGGTGGGCACGCCAGGCTTATGAGCGGGAACGGGCGCGGGGTCGCGCCGAGGGTGCAAAGGCTGGCGCAGAGGAAATGGCGCGGCTGATTGCGCAGGCGACTTTTGAAGTGGCCCAGCGCAAGGCGCGTCTGGAGCGGGAATTGCCGCAACTGGTCTTCGAGATCGTTCGCGATCTGCTTGGCGCGTTTGACCCGGGTGAGCTGCTGGTCCACGGCGTTCGTCATGCCATCGAGCAAAGATACAAGAACACGGAGGTTTGCCTCCATGTACCCCCCCTGAGGGTCGACCTGCTCGCCAGTGAGTTCAAGGACTATGACGGACTTGAGGGCCGGCCGAAGGTCAGGATTGAGGCGGATCCGGCGCTGAGTGCGGACCAATGTGTCTTGTGGAGCGAGTTTGGTAATGTCGATCTTGGACTTGCCGCGCAGCTCCGCGCGCTGCGTCTCGGGTTTGGCTTGTCAGAGGAAGCTCAATCGTGA
- a CDS encoding nodulation protein NolU, protein MSASMSSTKLNHSFTLAVDRLRELAASVDPDRFAGLLDPLLSSSTLARLQQSARLQPRLAELLLGSEVEVSCADWDEDALLGHDPRRAALLAGSIWHARSILKLVSRHDLTILVQVIGAEAHAFAVRHLSSAVAMTPIVEPEQLSRQIEYDGHACLGAWLEQTSSLGRIRVLLRLPVGTAAESPTAEHRSAAGPLLSLVMAHLRTEAAGV, encoded by the coding sequence ATGTCGGCATCAATGTCATCCACAAAACTCAATCATTCGTTCACGCTCGCAGTCGATCGGCTGCGCGAGCTTGCTGCCTCGGTCGATCCCGATCGTTTTGCTGGGCTTCTTGACCCGCTGCTTTCGTCTTCCACGTTGGCTCGGCTACAGCAGAGTGCCAGGCTGCAGCCAAGGCTCGCCGAACTGCTGCTGGGCAGCGAGGTGGAGGTGAGCTGCGCCGACTGGGACGAAGATGCTCTCCTTGGGCATGATCCGCGGCGGGCTGCGCTGCTCGCGGGCAGCATCTGGCATGCACGCTCCATCCTCAAGTTGGTTTCCAGGCACGATCTGACGATATTAGTGCAGGTGATCGGTGCCGAAGCGCATGCGTTCGCAGTCCGGCATTTATCCAGTGCCGTCGCAATGACCCCGATCGTCGAACCGGAGCAATTGTCGCGACAAATCGAATATGATGGGCACGCTTGTCTCGGCGCCTGGCTCGAACAGACTTCATCGCTTGGTCGTATCCGCGTGCTTCTACGCTTGCCTGTTGGGACGGCGGCCGAGAGTCCAACTGCTGAACACCGTAGCGCAGCGGGCCCGCTGCTTTCGCTCGTCATGGCGCATTTGCGTACAGAGGCTGCCGGAGTATGA